Genomic window (Leptotrichia sp. oral taxon 212):
TACTTTTCTTTAAACTTTTCCATTAATTTATTTCCATTTTTTCCAAAATTTTTCCGTTCTTCTAAGAACCATAGTTTATCTTGCTCTCTTTCAGGTTTGCCTAAATTAGTGTACTGTAATCTTTTTGCATAAAATTTTTGTTTGTTATCACATTTACATTTATCCCAAAATTCATCATTTTCTTCCATACCTAATAAGATTTCCAGACATTCTTTTTCTATTGATTTTATTCCTGGAAAAAACAATGAATTTCTATGATTTTCAACATTTATTTTAAAATCATTTTTGTAATTTGTACTTTTTCTATTGTAATCTGCATCATAAATAATAATTCCATTTTTTAATTGAGAAATTTTATTAGATATAGCTGCTATATTTGTTATCCCTATTTTTAAAGGATATACTTTACAATATTCTTTTAATTTTTTTGAAACAATATTTTTAAAAAGATATTCTCCTTCCTCATCTTCAAAAAATACATCTATTTTTATTTCTTTTTGATTATTATTTTCTTCTCTTATTTTAACTAATATATTATTCTTTATTTCATCATAACCTATGTGTATTCTATTTATTAAGCTTCCTCTTGTTTTATCTAAAAAATTTACTTTAGAATTAACACTGTAAATCTTATTATTTAAAAGCTCCTCTATTATTTCCAAAGAATGTGTAGTAAAAATAATTTTTATATTATATTTTGCAGAATATTTATTTAGAAATTCAATTAATTTTTTCTGAGCTCCAGGATATAACGTAGCTTCTAATTCATCAATAAGTAAAATTCCTCCAAAATAATTATCTTTAAATTTCTCTTTTAATCTTTTAAATTCGAGTATAGTTAATATAATTTTACCAATATTGTCCTGACCAGCAGAAATAGTTTGCCAGTCATAAGAATTTGTTGAAATTCCTCCTGTAGATATTTTATTTTTATCAATCAATTTTATTTCATTTTTATATTCTTCACTATCAAAGCTTAATAATATTTCAGAATAATATTTTTTAAAAAAAACTATTTCCTGATCTGATAACTCAAGATTGTTTTCTTTTAAATCATCAACTTCTCCAATAGGATATAATCTACTCAATCCCATATAAACTACAGGGAGTGGAATATTTCCTTTTCCAGTTGAACGACTTTTTCCAGCAACAAATCTTATATGTTTTTTTTCACCATCAGGTCTTTT
Coding sequences:
- a CDS encoding AAA family ATPase, with product MILKVIINKFRLAEDLEIEIGKNLTAICGQNGTMKSTLLGCIGQPFGVGRGRKKDDKKENYSDCMIVNQKFYTDINDIFKFSREYDLPGNHSYYICFDENSDIVKKKIIYENPLQVKSRKRPDGEKKHIRFVAGKSRSTGKGNIPLPVVYMGLSRLYPIGEVDDLKENNLELSDQEIVFFKKYYSEILLSFDSEEYKNEIKLIDKNKISTGGISTNSYDWQTISAGQDNIGKIILTILEFKRLKEKFKDNYFGGILLIDELEATLYPGAQKKLIEFLNKYSAKYNIKIIFTTHSLEIIEELLNNKIYSVNSKVNFLDKTRGSLINRIHIGYDEIKNNILVKIREENNNQKEIKIDVFFEDEEGEYLFKNIVSKKLKEYCKVYPLKIGITNIAAISNKISQLKNGIIIYDADYNRKSTNYKNDFKINVENHRNSLFFPGIKSIEKECLEILLGMEENDEFWDKCKCDNKQKFYAKRLQYTNLGKPEREQDKLWFLEERKNFGKNGNKLMEKFKEKYEKEIEEFNEELERKLINQLNRNYGIVKEKLK